A genome region from Chryseobacterium sp. G0186 includes the following:
- a CDS encoding PA0069 family radical SAM protein, protein MKNENFIKGQGAQRNVANRFDRYTYEPEDEDFETIKTSFTEVFPKTIVNQVKSEDLPMEYSMNPYQGCEHGCSYCFARPTHEYWGYSAGVDFERKIMVKKNAPELLEKFFQKRGYQAAPILLSGNTDCYQPAERQFEITRKLLQVCLNYRHPVNILTKNALVLRDLDILKPMVEQNLVSVSLSIPTINEELRRKMEPRTSSAKNKLKAIEVLAENKIPVHVMVAPIIPGLNSDEPLTILKTIADAGALGFGYTLVRLNDTVEPVFVNWIESHFPDRAQKVLNLIRSMRGGKLGDKRYFERQLGEGNIAEMIHTTFKIGRKKFFDGKEFPKLSSANFTGTRDRQLRLFD, encoded by the coding sequence ATGAAAAATGAAAACTTCATAAAAGGTCAGGGAGCTCAGCGGAACGTTGCCAATCGTTTCGACAGGTATACCTATGAGCCTGAAGACGAAGATTTCGAAACAATAAAGACTTCTTTCACTGAAGTTTTTCCAAAAACGATTGTTAATCAGGTTAAAAGTGAGGATCTTCCGATGGAATATTCCATGAATCCCTATCAGGGATGTGAGCATGGTTGTTCTTATTGTTTTGCAAGACCTACTCATGAATACTGGGGTTATAGTGCAGGGGTTGACTTTGAAAGAAAGATTATGGTGAAGAAGAATGCACCCGAACTATTGGAAAAATTTTTCCAAAAAAGAGGGTATCAGGCTGCTCCTATTTTGCTGTCAGGAAATACGGATTGTTATCAACCTGCAGAAAGACAGTTTGAAATTACCAGAAAATTACTACAGGTTTGTCTGAATTACAGACATCCTGTCAATATTCTGACAAAAAATGCATTGGTTTTGAGAGACCTGGATATTTTAAAGCCGATGGTAGAGCAGAATCTTGTTTCCGTTTCATTAAGTATTCCTACGATCAATGAAGAGTTGAGACGAAAAATGGAACCAAGAACAAGCTCTGCAAAAAACAAATTAAAAGCCATAGAAGTTCTTGCTGAAAATAAGATTCCTGTACATGTCATGGTAGCGCCTATTATTCCTGGATTGAATAGCGATGAGCCATTAACCATTCTTAAAACGATTGCTGATGCCGGAGCATTGGGATTTGGGTATACCTTAGTGAGATTAAATGACACAGTAGAACCTGTTTTTGTCAACTGGATTGAATCTCATTTTCCAGACCGTGCACAAAAAGTACTGAATCTCATCCGTTCTATGCGGGGAGGAAAGCTTGGAGACAAGAGGTATTTTGAAAGACAGCTAGGGGAGGGAAACATTGCAGAGATGATTCATACAACCTTTAAAATAGGAAGGAAGAAATTTTTTGATGGGAAAGAATTCCCTAAACTTTCCTCTGCAAACTTCACGGGAACCCGAGATCGGCAATTAAGGTTGTTTGATTAA